The following are from one region of the Stanieria sp. NIES-3757 genome:
- a CDS encoding RNA 3'-phosphate cyclase, producing the protein MLQIDGSYGEGGGQILRTSLSLAAITGQPICINRIRANRAKPGLAIQHLTGVRAIATICQAQMTGDTLGSTRLEFIPTQPPQAGHYTFDVAQTLKTGSAGAVTLILQTVLLPLALTTGESIVILKGGTFVSWSPPAPYIEQVYLPILKQMGVEAEMKLSAWGWYPRGGGELELRVKGNGTGIGSLKPIELVDRGALQQVKGLAIATELPSHIPQRMASRAQNLLEQAQLKAYVQPQRLRGVGAGTGIFLMAEYERARAGFSAVGKIGLPAEEVAAIATKELLDFHATGMPVDVHLADQLLLPAALASEPSQYRVAQIEQHLTTNAWVIEQFGLAKTAIDETEQHIVVTPLEKPKIV; encoded by the coding sequence ATGCTACAGATCGATGGTTCCTATGGAGAAGGTGGAGGACAAATTCTGCGGACTAGTTTGAGTCTAGCAGCGATAACAGGACAACCGATTTGCATTAATCGCATTCGGGCAAACCGAGCAAAACCTGGATTGGCAATTCAACATTTGACAGGAGTACGGGCAATAGCAACCATCTGCCAAGCCCAAATGACCGGCGATACCTTGGGTTCAACGAGGTTAGAATTCATTCCCACTCAGCCTCCTCAAGCAGGACACTATACCTTTGATGTGGCGCAAACCCTAAAAACGGGATCTGCTGGAGCAGTAACCTTGATTCTACAAACCGTTTTGTTACCATTAGCACTAACCACAGGTGAATCGATAGTAATATTGAAAGGCGGAACTTTTGTATCTTGGAGTCCACCCGCTCCCTACATTGAACAGGTTTATCTCCCCATCTTGAAGCAAATGGGTGTAGAAGCAGAGATGAAACTTTCTGCTTGGGGTTGGTATCCGCGTGGCGGGGGAGAGTTGGAATTACGAGTCAAAGGCAATGGTACTGGTATTGGCTCGCTCAAACCCATTGAGTTAGTGGACAGAGGAGCTTTGCAACAAGTTAAAGGATTGGCGATCGCAACTGAATTACCTTCTCATATTCCTCAACGAATGGCAAGTCGCGCCCAGAATTTATTAGAGCAAGCCCAGCTCAAAGCGTACGTACAACCGCAACGATTGCGCGGTGTGGGAGCGGGTACGGGCATTTTTCTGATGGCAGAATACGAACGGGCTAGAGCAGGCTTTAGCGCAGTGGGAAAAATTGGCTTACCTGCCGAAGAAGTTGCAGCGATCGCGACTAAGGAACTTTTAGACTTCCATGCCACTGGAATGCCTGTTGACGTTCATTTAGCAGATCAGTTACTTTTACCAGCAGCACTTGCCTCCGAACCCAGTCAGTATCGAGTTGCCCAGATCGAGCAACACCTCACAACCAATGCTTGGGTGATCGAGCAATTTGGTTTAGCAAAAACCGCGATCGATGAGACAGAGCAACACATTGTAGTGACTCCTTTAGAAAAACCAAAAATTGTTTAA
- a CDS encoding hypothetical protein (protein of unknown function UPF0136) yields the protein MLTPELIATIFYGLLSIGGGILGYIKSQSKVSLISGGVSGLLLLILAGMMYLGSRWTVTVAAIIISFLVILFIIRWFKTKKLMPAVPMIFFGVASLVIILS from the coding sequence ATGTTGACACCTGAATTAATCGCAACGATATTCTATGGACTTCTCAGTATTGGCGGGGGAATCCTAGGCTATATCAAAAGTCAAAGTAAAGTATCTTTGATTTCTGGTGGAGTTAGCGGATTACTCCTGCTCATTTTAGCTGGCATGATGTATTTAGGTAGTCGATGGACTGTAACCGTTGCAGCGATTATTATCTCCTTTTTAGTAATCCTATTCATTATCAGATGGTTTAAAACTAAAAAGTTAATGCCCGCAGTGCCGATGATCTTTTTTGGTGTTGCCTCACTCGTTATTATTTTGAGTTGA